The following are encoded together in the Zingiber officinale cultivar Zhangliang chromosome 8A, Zo_v1.1, whole genome shotgun sequence genome:
- the LOC122010352 gene encoding transcription termination factor MTERF8, chloroplastic-like, which translates to MLRSLVRRDALPPSTQLSRVLFFSTGATASPDPHFMVEYLVNKMGFSADDASKVSKLLPRIKSTEKPDSVLRFFRSQGLDGATLRRIIVWKPGLLSWDVETNLAPKFKLLREMGLSESDIVDIVRRHPIVIGFNIQKTLLPRLKIWESLFGSREILLKNLRSSRWFFGSNIENVVRPNMNFLRDECGIPEERISFVLKRIPSFITQKPDSIRALVDRVEGIGIPRGSRMFFSILVVLHRVSREKFEAHVKIMNSFGWSNSDFFAAMKKHPKFVWFSTEMLQRKMEFLVKDVGIAPSDITKWPMFLTLSLEKRLIPRFHVMEMLKSEGLWTSQDTLHTIFVSPPPKFLQKYVFPYKDKLPKLLEVL; encoded by the coding sequence ATGCTTCGCTCCCTAGTCCGCCGCGATGCGCTCCCTCCGTCGACGCAACTCAGTCGCGTCCTCTTCTTCTCCACCGGCGCCACCGCTTCTCCCGATCCCCACTTCATGGTCGAGTACCTCGTGAATAAAATGGGGTTCTCCGCCGACGATGCTTCCAAGGTCTCCAAGTTGCTCCCTCGTATTAAGTCCACCGAGAAGCCGGACTCCGTTCTTCGATTCTTCAGATCTCAGGGCCTTGATGGTGCTACTCTGAGAAGGATAATAGTTTGGAAACCAGGATTGTTGAGCTGGGATGTGGAGACTAACCTCGCTCCAAAGTTTAAACTTTTGAGGGAAATGGGATTATCTGAGTCCGACATCGTCGATATCGTTCGGCGGCACCCTATCGTTATTGGCTTCAACATCCAGAAGACGCTTCTCCCCAGATTGAAGATTTGGGAAAGTTTATTTGGATCGAGGGAGATCCTCCTCAAGAATCTGCGGAGTAGTAGATGGTTTTTTGGCAGCAACATTGAGAATGTAGTGCGCCCTAACATGAACTTCTTACGGGATGAATGTGGCATTCCTGAAGAGCGAATTTCTTTTGTCCTTAAAAGGATCCCCAGCTTCATCACACAAAAACCAGATTCCATCCGGGCTTTGGTAGATCGAGTTGAGGGGATCGGAATTCCCCGGGGATCTCGGATGTTCTTCTCGATCCTTGTTGTGCTGCACAGGGTCAGCAGGGAAAAATTTGAGGCCCACGTCAAGATCATGAACAGCTTTGGTTGGTCCAACTCGGATTTCTTTGCTGCAATGAAGAAACATCCTAAGTTTGTATGGTTTTCTACGGAGATGTTGCAGAGAAAGATGGAATTTTTAGTCAAGGATGTTGGAATTGCACCTTCAGACATTACTAAGTGGCCAATGTTTCTAACACTCAGTTTGGAAAAGAGGTTAATTCCTCGATTTCATGTAATGGAGATGTTAAAATCTGAAGGGTTATGGACTTCACAAGACACGCTACATACAATTTTCGTATCACCACCACCAAAATTTTTGCAAAAGTATGTGTTCCCTTACAAAGATAAATTACCCAAACTGCTTGAAGTCCTGTGA